Proteins encoded in a region of the Triticum dicoccoides isolate Atlit2015 ecotype Zavitan chromosome 3A, WEW_v2.0, whole genome shotgun sequence genome:
- the LOC119266964 gene encoding uncharacterized protein LOC119266964: MLRLRCCVLIQLLSSPPPSPASQLRRLISAAAPAISPNPTSFAVEDYLVDTCGLARPQALEASAKLSHLKSPANPDAVLAFLAGLGLSGADVASIVAKDPLFLCAKVERTLAPVVAGLTGLGLSRSEIARLVSLSRDRFRRMSTVSNVQYYLGLFGSFENLLRAVSRGLCLLSANLETVVKPNVAFLQECGLGDSDIAKLCVTQPWLLASNLERVREVVALAEGIGVPRGCRMFRHALNAVARLSKEKIAAKVDYLKTTFRWSDAEVRIVVSKFPFALISSDQMVQSKSEFLISEAGLEPAYIAHRPALLLYSLEGRIKPRYYVLKFLKENGLLRHDRDYYNAVMLAEKVFMEKFICPHKEAAPHLTKDYDAACKGEMPTNFRFT; the protein is encoded by the coding sequence atgctccGGCTCCGGTGCTGCGTCCTCATCCAGCTCCTCTCTTCTCCACCCCCGTCTCCCGCCTCCCAGCTCCGCCGCCTCATCTCCGCCGCAGCGCCCGCCATCTCCCCGAACCCTACCAGCTTCGCCGTAGAGGACTACCTCGTCGACACCTGCGGCCTCGCCCGGCCCCAGGCACTCGAGGCCTCCGCCAAGCTCTCCCACCTCAAGTCCCCCGCGAATCCCGACGCCGtcctcgccttcctcgccggcctcggcctctccggcgccgacgTCGCCTCCATCGTCGCCAAGGACCCGCTGTTCCTCTGCGCCAAAGTGGAGAGGACCCTGGCCCCCGTCGTCGCGGGGCTCACCGGCCTCGGCCTGTCGCGCTCCGAGATCGCGCGCCTCGTCTCGCTCTCCCGTGACAGATTCCGCCGTATGTCCACCGTCTCCAATGTGCAGTACTACCTGGGCTTATTCGGCTCCTTCGAGAACCTCCTCCGTGCTGTCAGCCGTGGCTTATGCCTTCTCTCGGCCAACCTCGAGACGGTGGTCAAGCCCAATGTGGCGTTCCTGCAGGAGTGCGGGCTAGGTGACTCCGACATTGCCAAGTTGTGCGTCACCCAGCCATGGCTGCTCGCCTCCAACTTGGAGCGCGTCCGGGAAGTGGTGGCACTTGCTGAAGGTATAGGTGTGCCTCGTGGCTGTAGGATGTTCAGACACGCATTGAATGCTGTTGCACGCCTCAGCAAGGAGAAGATCGCTGCCAAAGTGGATTACTTGAAGACGACGTTTAGGTGGTCGGATGCTGAGGTCCGCATTGTTGTGTCCAAGTTTCCATTTGCGCTGATAAGTTCTGACCAGATGGTGCAGAGCAAGTCAGAGTTCCTGATCTCTGAGGCGGGGTTGGAACCGGCATACATCGCTCATCGGCCGGCATTGCTCTTGTACAGCCTGGAGGGCCGGATCAAACCCCGGTACTATGTTCTAAAGTTTCTTAAGGAAAATGGATTGCTTCGTCATGACCGAGATTACTATAATGCAGTCATGCTGGCAGAGAAGGTATTCATGGAGAAGTTCATATGCCCTCATAAGGAAGCTGCGCCGCACCTCACAAAAGACTATGATGCCGCTTGCAAAGGGGAAATGCCGACTAATTTCAGATTCACATGA